agtttttatttgtgtgtatccGTCCATTGTCTGAAAACGAGAGAGAGACATTAAATCTGTCATTCTAGTTGGGTGGGGCCCCCGTGGATAATTTAAGATGATCAGATATCGAAATTAGGTAAAAACAGGACATCTTCTAGTCTGCCCTGCATGTGGCCTCAATGATGCGAGGGCCACGCTACAGCTGGCCACACCTGATATGAAAACCAGCTTTTTCATCACAGAGAAGCAGTGAAAGGTGCAATGCACTGCTACTCCAGTGatattaaaactgtaataatgCACATTTAAAAGCCACCGTGTTGGTGAACAATTGAGTTTTCAATAAGTTGTAGTCATAGTGAATATAATCATAGAGTATAGTGaatgcaaaatacaaaaatgcattaGACCACAGTGTGAAGTCACTCTCTAGTGTTACCTTTCAATTTTAGAAAAAGGAATGATCGTTAATAAGCATGAACAGTGGCACACCTAGTTGTGAATAGCCCAGTCTAAAGTACAAGTCATCATCCATGAATATATTTGGAAGCTGAAGTATGTTGCAATACACTGAGAGGTGCTGCTGATATTTATCCAACCTGGGTTGACCTGTAATAATGTCATCATTGTTATAGATAACTTCCAACTGAAACTGACTCACCAACACAGCTGTAGGTGTAGGCCTACATCATGCAACATGCAATAGAGGTAAAATATCAGTAACCCACATATCCTCTCAGCTGCAGTTAAGTATGAGTAATATGTCAGACATGACCCATATCCTCTTAGCcggcaacttttttttttaatggttttccTCATCACTAGAGTCTGGATGACCAGACAGTGTAAATATAATCTACAATCACATTGATTAAGTAAGAAACAGATCTATATGATGGTTTAACTACCCAAAATGAAACTGATTAGTGACCTTTATTGAAATTAGTGTGAATGAagaaacatttctctctgaTTCTGTACATGCCTAGTTTGAACCACAGCGTTTATgtcagtaatttaaaaaaaaaaaaacaacaacttaagACGCTCCAGAAAAATCAGCCAGAACTTCAGTATCCGTGTtgaccatctctctctctctctctctctctctctctctctctctctctctctctctctctctctctctctctctctctctctctctctctctcctctccctctccctctccctctccctctccctctccctctccctctccctccagGGTATTGCGCCCTCCTGGTGGCGGCTCCAACATTTCACTGGGTGCAGATGAGGAGAAGCCTCCTGTCCGGAAAAACAAGATGGCCTCCAGCGTTTTCGCTGAGCCAGAGGACCCCTATGCTAATCGAAGGAACAACCCACCAGGTACAACAATCCACCTCATCTTTTAAAGATTTGTTCCTCCAGTGTGAACATATAACAGCTGTTAATATGAAAAGTTCTTGATGATAATGAGGGACAAGTTCTTGCTGCTGGACTAGCCTAACTGGTCTAGACAGCTGAGTACATAAGAATAACATCTGAGGTCTCCAGCAGCGCTACGTGACATAACAGAATAGGTTTAGGTGCCTGATTGATGAATTGAGTAGATTAGATATAAGTCTGAGCTGCCTGAGATCACAGGCTTTATTATAGAATATAAAAAGTATATGTCTAAGTGGAATATCAACTTTCTCTATGATTCTCTGTGAACTTTGTAATAATTTCGTTTATGGTAGCTCATTCTTGCCCAATGCTGAACTTCCCAGCAAGtctgcaataaaacaaaaaaaaaaaagcaaaagttatATAACGGGAAGTGAAACTTAATAGGAAATCAAATGGATGCTGGGTATGCATTTTTGACCTTATGCAGCGGTTCCCTATTTTCACAACACCGCACCACACATGCAAAAAGACAACCCTCGCTGCATCTGACAGCTCTTCTGGCATATAGAAAAGTGACTGTTTATTGAGAGAAAGTCACTTTCCAAGAAGTTTTCAGTGTACcgtcactctttttttttttctcttttattttctcagcTAAGGTCCGGTCTCACTCTTCTGAGTGCCAACATGGATCAGCAGCTATTTTCTGTCTATTTACATAAGCCAACACTTTAAATATGAATGATTGTGATGTTTATTGCTTCATCCCTGCTGACATGttcaaaaaaaatacatgtacatCCAATGAAATAGCAAATAGAAACAACACATTGGACACATTTCGTGGTAATCATGTCCTTTCATTACAGCGCCCCGTCTAGTCAAAGGTACCTATAACTAATGTTAGTCGTCAGATATCACAACACGGGAAGTGGAtattagatttttcttttgctgGTACTGTAGCGGACAGTCATCTTTTGACATGAGACAGGCTGTTACTTTGACATCACTACCTCCATTTGTaagtaaaaagaaagagagagaggaaactaaAACTGTGTCTGCAgatgtaaaaatgaatttaacaaCCGGCATCAGATAACATCACCATCTCCTCATACTGGCTTCAGGATGTGTAGCAATCTCGATGATGATCTGGATAAACAGTGTTTACCAAGCAGCTGTTACAAGTGTTAACTATGTGTTATTTAGGAAAATGTCTAAAAGCCCACTGATGAGGTGTGGCTGTAACCAACAGCAGATGTCTAGAAGGAAGGGTGTTAGCAGCCTCAACCTCATCTGGATTTTCCAGAATCCTACCAAAGGAAGAGATAGACGGTGACGTTTCAGTCCCAGGAGCTTTTTCATCACTGGCATGTCCAAAGATGGATTTAGCCTGGATTCTTTAAGATCAAGACAGTGATATATCGTCCGGAAGACATATATCAGGCTGTTTTGAGTGGTCATTCAGATGGGGAAGTAGCCAGTCGGGAATTTTGCAGCTGCAACTAAAACCCTCTGTGTGTCATTTTTAGCAATTTACATAAcaataatgaacattttttaaGACCCAATTCTGGTTTCAAGCAAAAAGATAAgcatcactttaaaaaaaaaaagaggctgttAACGATTTcctaacattaaaaaaatctattatctCTTGAGAATTATTAACAGCATAGTGCTTTATATAACAGCCTAAAAGTAAATGTTAGTCCTCTCAAtccaaacacaataacaactACAACACATTCTGTCCCTGACAtttccctcttcctcctttcacTTGTCACATTCAGTGATAGAAACTAGTCTTTAGCCCCggcagtatttttcaacctttATTCAATGATGTCTGgccccctcttcctctttttttacttCTCATTATTATGGGACCTTGATAAAAATGAAGTCAGAACGGCTGTCTTCTTtcaacttttcacatttttgtagcAGGTCGTCACTCTCTGCTTTTTCACTCGTACTATGACGGAGGTCCACTGTCACTCAGGGACACAGTGATATGTATATGTTGTTTACTTAACATATTCACAGACAGATGAGGTTTCGCTACAGCGCTCGCTTTTAGAAGCTCAAACaacagttcattttttttagcGTATGAAAAACTACAGCTACAGCCACCagacacatttacatacacacgTATGCTCACTAGGAGCCACATCACCTAAAGACACAAATCAAGGAAGAGCCTCAAACCATATGTGACCTTCGACCCCTCAACATGTCCCGTACCTTTTTATTTGGGCCTAAGCCAGGATGGAAAGAGGAGGAGTGTGGACCTCCTTATgggaaatacaaaaaaaaaccacacgcacacaaatTGTGAATAAACAACAGTAGCTCATTTTATTTATGAAGATATTAAGATTTTGGAGTGAACACCACTATATTTCTGTTGAGAAAGAATATGCTCCTTAGCTGGTTAATGCATCCAGTCAGTGGGattttaaaataagattttataTTTGTGGAACAGAACCAAGAAGTTCTGGTTTCACTTCAGCTGTGAATTTAATGGTGCATAGCGTCAAAAAGTCTTGTTTCCCTTGTGAGAAAACCAAAGAATCCCACGCACTGTCAACCACTTGTACTCACTTTATTAACAAGGTTTTGAGCCTCAGACCTTTATCAAATAAGGTTtgtatagacaaaaaaaaaacccctgtgccattatactgtatataaatgcaTGAACATAACCAAGGGAAAACCCAAGAGCAGCAGCACCTACCAGGTGTCCAGTTGTAAATCAAACCTTAAAGTGAGCTCTGTCTATTGTGACCACATGAAGGATGTTTACAAATGTCAGAAAGAAGAACTGATAAGTGGGTACTTATCAGTTCTATCTACAAGGATGTATTAAACAGGAAGGACATAAACAATAGAACAATTCAATGTCAAAGGATGAACTAAATGGGGATATGATAGGATGTAAAACTGTGTTCCTACTCAGCAGGAACTGACAGCATATCTTCATTAGAAAACAACATCAGTATGAGAAGAGTGATTCATAGAAGAGACTTTCAGGATGAAAATGAAAGTCTGAGGGGCACAATAGGAAGTTAGTTGGAGTATGTATGAGCAGATAGTAACACAGAAAGGTCCAGCATAATGTGAGTGATGAGGTCAGGCCATTATATCAGTGGACTGTAATTGTTGCAGTCCCCCCAAGGCCGTATTTATatccttttgttgttttccatttcCTGTGTGGACTGGCGTCTCAGCTGATCTCACAAAAAAGATCCCCGGTTGTTTCTTTAATCATTTCTGGGAAAATCCAAGTGTGAAAACTCCTGACCTGATAACCTCGCACGagattttaataatttaataataattcaagtgtctgtctgtctttattctGAGTATGAAGATTGTAGCGTGAGCTGGGTTTTCAACCTGCTACACCAACTCCGTCTCCATCACTGTGTGCATATTGAGTTTTGCTAAGTGATAATGGACAGTTGGTGATGTCCACGCTGAGCTCCATGAGCTGAGCGATatctgacatactgtatgtcacatcATGACTTTTGGTTCTGTGTAAAAAATCTGGTACATTTATTGGATGTTGTACTTCTGGGTGATGGATGCTATGTACCTGACCAATGAAGTCTCCTTGTTCTTCCAGGCGGGAAGCCCACAGGTGTCTTGTGCGGTGAGCCGTCAGCCCCcctgaggagaggagggaacCACGCCATGAACAACTCCGCAGACGCTCCTGCCACAGTAATATCATGTGTCAGATCATGAGATGTATTAAGACATGAAGTGAAACCCTGAGGGCAGACAAACACATAGGCCACTCTGGTTTTCAGAATTtcctttgtaattttttttttttttttttatgtgaaagcTGTAATACTGACCATCATTTCTACCTTTTTCTCTTAGGATGGAGACAATTCTGCACGCGATACTGGTAAGCACATGTTTCTGCTCACATCGCCTTCCTTATTCCCCGTTTTCAATTCCCACACAATGATAAAGATCATATTACTTACAGATTTCAGAAACCAGTCTACCAAAATCAAGCTGAAAGAAAGTGGTTGAATAATAGATTCTAACACTGGAGCTCTATAAACTTTAACTATGTCCAAAAAGGTGAAATGACATTGTGGCATAATGTATCAGGGGAGCGCTGTTACCGCCACATCACAGCAGTTATACCTACAGTATGCAGCTAAAATAATGAACATGACCAGCAGgagaaaaagcaacatttttgtAAGTAGTAGATAATCTGGCCGAGGCTGctgaatgtcagaaaaaagtCGCTTTGAGTGCTTCGAGTCCCTGCGGGGGCAATGTGAGCAGTTAAAGGAAGTGACTATTCCCTTGCACGTGCTGTCCAAACGGAACTCTTGATGTCTTTCCCGCCTGTGTTCAGAAAACTGCGCTGCTGAGCCTGAGCCGGTTCCAGATCATCCAGAGGAAGCCCCTCCAGCTGAGGAACCCGCCGCGGGACTACCGTCCGGCCGCAGAAATCCCCCCGGGGGCAAGTCCAGCCTCATCCTGGGTTGAATCCCGACCCAACTGTCCCTCCTTACCTCCACTCATCTCTgaactcatcttttttttttttttcccacgcCCCCCCAAAACAAGGAACCCTGCCCGTCCATTTGTCTGTACCGCAGGAATCCTATCTGATGTCCACCAGACACCAGTCTCCTCCACATCCCAAGTGCATTGTTTTGATACCTCCTTTTTGAAAactgttttgtactgtttttattgtttgtttattttgacagAAGCACTTTATGTATTTCTATGTATATGATTCAGAGTCTGCCTTTGCCCCCTGTAATGCATTCAACCTGCCGAAAGGGTACAAGGATCACATTTCTCATATCAACTATTGGCAAATTTCCCCCCCTAGCTTGATTGCGACAGAACAAGCTGTTGGCAATTATATAACCAGTTTgtaaaacacaaagcaaagaaaagctGTCACTTCTGCACCGTGTTCAGTTTGGACCCATCTTGCATGCACGTCTGGTCTGTGATGTATGAATGTGAGAAGAAACATAActgtgaagattttttttttttaatttcaatttaatttaagcTGTTTCTGTTAGTTGTTTATTGTGGAAtaattgttgtattgttgttgcaTGAAGTCGGAATCTTTCTACTGATTATAGTATTATAATCCACATAGGAGGCACATAAATTACTGTCATTGTGATCTGAATTAATGCAAACGTTTGTCTTCAGATGGATGCTGTATGTCCCCCATGTCAGGAAACAGAATTGGAATAAGCCTTTTTTTATATTGTAGTCACGAACCTTAGATTTATTGTAACCCCAGTGCCAGTTTTGAGTGCCCCACATTTTTATAGGTAAATTTTACTCTGAAGCAAAGTGTGCCTGGTTTGTGTGTTAGGCTACAACATCAAACAAGGTTGGGTTTTCCAGTTTCATCCTACCAGTGTTGCcaagacgtttttttttttgtttttttttccattgacaAGCCAGTGGAATGTGGTCGGGCCTGATAAGAAACAGTGGTGTTTCTGGTAAACCCATCCTAGATTTGAAAAGTGCCCTTATGACAGCTCAGCCTTTTTCTATGTTTTACTCCTTATACATTTGTTCACAATCCTTCTCACTGGATATATAGAACGgtctttttgtacatttaacGTGACATTATTCAAACCAAATTCAACCCTACCACCTTCTCCCTGCTTCTGTCTTGTCAATTCATCGTCGAGTCACGTGTGCGGCTGCTGTGTCAGCCAGCTGTCATTCAAGAAAACCTGCATTTCAGGTACATGAAACGTCCTTCCTGGTGGTGTCtattttaaagtaaagtgttttaTGATGCAAGAAGACACGTCTGTCTGCATCTTATACCGATTCTTGTTGCTGGATGTAAGTCACTGCAGAAATTTGGGATTCAAGAAATGGCACAAGTggaaaagaacattaaaaatctgttttgacCATGAGTTGTGCTcgctgtgtgtgttctctgacTTGTAAAGCAGTTGACCCCTATTGTGTTTAAAGTCTGTCAGCTTTCAATAACAGAGCCAGCCACGCATATCGTTGAGTCAtaatgaaagtgaaagtaaagtCGACCGAGTGAGAAAAAGCGAAGTTCGCTGTTAAGTGAGGCATTCCCCCCCAGACAGGCAACACGGCTACTTCATAGAGGAGCGTGTGCGGTGAGTTTAACCTCTGTTACTGTTTATGTGACATGTTTATGTGACATGTTTATGTTACACTAAAGATGAAGTTAAGCTACGTGTTGCTGCATGTGGTGCAGAAATTATGGCAGCGACAGCTGGTGTGTTATACACACTGTAAATACGTTGACTCACGCATGCTCACGATGGAATTAATGATGGGTTACAGTCGCTGTTTATGTGCTGTATATGTTATTTAATGCAACATGAAATGACTCTTAGTGCTGCTTTCAAATGCGCTCCTAAGCTAACTTCGCTCCGGCTACAGTTCAACTTTTAAGTTTTAACAGCCTGTGATTCATGTGCATGACTGTTTGACGTCGAGACAGAGCTTCCTCTTCCTCtagaatataaaaacacaaactgttaatgttaaaatatatcATGGATTCTTATAACATAAGAATATCGATAACATCACCATTTAGCGCAGACATAGTATGATATATTGctgcattgtttgtttgtttttttaggtcTTATCTCAGCCTGCAAGCTCTTCAACAGCGCCAAGCACCAATATTGGAACTGAACAAATACGTTactaacttaaaaaaaatgcatatctCAATAAGGAAGGAACTAGTGATTTGTATCATGATTTCCATCAAGAATGAACGTCACATTCAAATTAAGCATGCAAATGATTTTATATTAAGGAAGTGTGATGTATAGAAACTActtgctatatatatataccatatatatatgtatatacatatataatctTTTATCCAATCtgatcttcacacacacacacacacacacacatatatatatatatatatatgtgtgtgtgtgtgtgtgtgtagatcaGATTGGATAAGAGATTGTTTAAGGGATTTAATTGGGCTTTATGTTTGAAAACCTCACCGGATGAGTAGAAATAAGTGACAAGAGTTGCACGGGATGTAATGTAAAAAGTGAGGACTGACTCACTTTATCAGCTGGACTGATATTTATCGACTGATTTTAAATCACTGATGGctgataagtaacaagaaattgcagtaaAGCCATGACAAAGATGTGTTTGAGGTATTTTCAAAACTTCAACACCATTATACAGTTTGGCAAGTTTAGTTTTTGGTATTCTTGGTCACTAATTGAAGGAATTTTATTGTTGGTTATTACTGATGTTGCTCAGGTCAACTTTCCCCTACAATACAGCTTGTCGTGCAGCTGTTCAGCTTCAATAGCCTTAATCCTTCAGTCCTTGAAGAGTGACTGTCAGGGCATTCACATGTTGATGGTATGCAGACTTGGAGAAGAGAATTGTGagaaacacactcactctcCGCTAAAACAGTCACTGAGATTGAAACCACAACTATCATGTGTGTGCGTGGCGTCAGTGCATTAAACTCGGGAGAAATCCTTGAGGGTGGATTGATGATGACACAGTGATCCACCACGCACTTCACACAGCTGCAGTGGCTCGATTATTGTATGGGGGAAGAACTTGTGCACAAAAGACACTTGTAATGTACTAATCTTTTTTACTTTGCTGCTGATTGTCCAGACTGTTGATTGCTTGCATGTGAACTTCATATTTGACCAGTTTAGGAATTTCCAGTCACACCTACAAATGCAAGTTGCTGAGGGACTGTCCATACTCTTTTGTGTGGGTGTAATAATGACCATTTCAAATGGCAAACCaagacatgttttcagtttctgtcaTGTGGCTGTAGAAGTCATGAAGTAAatgactccagttcaagacgTCAGGAGATTGTTATTAATTACTGTTTGGTGAACTGACTCAAGGTTCAAACAAAAGGAGGGAGATTACAAATGTGAATAAggtcaaaatgaaaaaggatAAAAGTGGGTCAGCTAACTACAAAAAGGCAATAGAGAGTCGCAGTAGTGGTGTGAGGTGTGCATGGATAAAGAGGTGTAGCCAGATGTACGCAAATATGTATGCAAATAAAATCAGGAAACAAGCCGAGATGTCATTGCAGGAGCAGAGTGACCGAGTGAGCGGGTTATCCTAAAAGATTTAAGCTCAGGAAGTGACATTGACCCTTTGACTAGCGAACTGTGACTCTTTGTTCTCCAGCTCCTTGAAGTGTAAAAGATATCGCTCAATATTTGGCAACTCTTTTAACTCTTCAAGtgatatgaaaaatatcttttaagTGGGCTTTCTCTTTCGGTGTGACTGTGTCAGTGTAATGTACGGGGTTAAGAGTCTTTCaagtacaaaacaaacactaataaACACAGCCTGTTAAACATGTCTGACCGCCATTTACAACATGTGAAACTTGCATAAACAATGAGCCAGATTGCAGAAGCAAGCAGATATTTAGACTCATTAGAGAATGTTTATCACTTTAAGTTATTGTGCAACTTCATGGTCTGAAACAGTATAAACATCACCAAATTCCCTGAAATAATACAAACCTACATCCCACTCATGGTTTCTGGCTCATATTTTAAAATCCAAGTAGAAACAGATTTTGAAAAGTGACCAAGCAAGTAGTTATAGGTGATCAAAtggctttaaaaaacaattttatgtGGGATCAGTGAATATTATATGCTCTGTTCCAATAAAAATAACCCTATCCACAGAACAGTGTATTCTCTGGAGAGTCTGTGGTCGTGGGAGATTGACTGTTTCTCAGTGACAtctatgtttttctctgtccaGCTTCAGACTGTTTAGAAAAACAAGGATtagctgtctgtctctttatttcatgaaagagttttttttttaagtaatgcTTTTTTAATGTGTACACACTACAGTCCTTGTTTTAATCCTGGTGACTTGATTCAGCCTAAATTTTCTACAGTAAGCAGTTCTGTCAACTTCTTAGGAATAACCTCATCttctacaaaatgtcatgaaCAATGAATAACAGCTTGAGAACTGCAtggtcacaaaaaaaacagtttactttaatacaaaaatgctaatttaaaCAAGACTGCATGCAGCTTCACAGCCTCAGGTTTTGTTTCCATGGTGCTCTTCCAGGGAAGGTTACTCAACTTTGTCTCAAACAATTTATtcaaaaaagttcaaataagACCTAGCGATAAGGAACAGATTATAAGACTCTTTCTAGTTGCTGGAGAGGAATAAGTCAAGGAAATAAGTCAAGAACCAAAGCAAAGCACCACCAAGGCACAATGGTCAGTGCAAGCTAAACAACAAATGAGCTCTGAACTGGTATTTTGGCAAACTCAGTGGAAAATATTCTGCTGTTACTACGGGCAACACTAATAAAAATCTGTCATCAGCAAGATTATTGCCTCCAAGGGAACGGGGGATATTTTGGGGGAGATAATCTGCCACATAGAAGTGGtttacatcatctgaaagctggaaGCTTGAAGATTATTTGAGATGCAGTTCAGCACTGTGGGTCAAGTTTTTCTAGTAATAAGTCTGTAGtgaacattgtgttttgtttaggCACCtattcaaatgtttaaaagtttagagtgtataaaGGCTCAGAACATTATGATAGAAgttctgaaagacagtaatgtctGCTGTGGGAGTCGTTGTTGTGTTGTTCAGTTCACTGTGAATAAACTCgatagtttaaaaatgaaagaagttAAACTTTAATAATGTCACTCGAGCAGGAAACTAATCATGGGGAAATTTAGGGGAAACAGTTTTTTCCTTGCAAGGATTATACTATCAGTACAGTCTATTTTCATGCAGGTGCACAGAGCAGAGTTTCCCTTCAGGAACAGTTTAGCTGAGGTGGTTCTGCAACTCAGTTGTCCTGTGATCAGTTtagttaataataatgaataatacgAACACTGTATGAAATTCTTTCTCACCATTTTTTCCCCTGaatgttgatgttttatttcattatttttatcagGATGTAAGTGTTTCAGGCAAGATTAGCTGCCCGCGATGGCAATCAGGtggttaattaattaatgctgCCAAACTTGACCACATTTGGCTCCATCTGCTGCCCGCCTGTTCAGAACATGTCAACAGTGTACGACTCGAAGCGcacctgttttctgttttcatcattttcattggTGGAGACAAACAAACCTCCCAAAAGTCACACAAAGCCTGTTTATCTATATTACATCTACATCTTCTTTTAAATGAGTCATATCCAAGTGCACCCAGGTATGCCAAAAGTGTCCCAGACACACTTGTACAATGAACTTGACTACTCTTTTCACTCTGCACTTTGACTCAGAAATAGATTCTTGGGGGTtaaaaacatgtgtgtgtgatacattTTTATGATCCCCACATTGAGAACTGTTTACTTTAATTGTCATTTCAGGTGAATGAACATGGCCTCCATTGGTATCCTCTTCTTGTTTTTCATCGTTATCAGAGCACAAACTGAAGGAAAATGTAAGTTCTGCCATAATCTGAGAATGTATTTTGAGAATTTCTAGTGTTAACTGCTGCTTGCTGTTGCTGTAATATCTGTCACAGACTTCACATTACAATATTacaaaagtcaatttatttaaaacaaaaaaattcaaaacaaacaaaaaataacaaatgggGGCGTACGTCTGCTGAACTGGCAGCTTCTCTGGTTTTATACGTGGGACACACTGGGTCCAGGTGAGTCCCATCCTGCTAATCAGTGTGCTCTCAGGAACCTGCTcctgcagacagagaacagcagcaacaaggagCTCAAAGCAGAGGAGCTTTCACACATctcatccatttttaaaaatgtattttcctccACAGCTTTTGTAAAAGTGGAATGCAAGACTGGAAACGTGGGACAGTATGGCCAGCAGTCAATGCTGGACTGTGTTGTCACAACCTCAGAAGAAGTAAAAGAACCAAAAATAACGGTGGTCGCTTGGAAGAAAAAGGGATCTGAGGATGCCTTAGATGAAACCTTACTGGTTTTTCACAAAGGGAAAACTACAGGGCAGCCTGGCTATAGGTTTGCTGAATCATCCTGGAACGACAGGAATATGAACGTATCCCTGCTCATCACCAACACTACGATGGTGAACAGTGGAGATTATAAATGCTCGGTGATGACAGACAGCGGTGATGATATCACAGAGACCAGCCTCAGAGTCACAGGTGAGAGCCTCCAGCCATGACTGACcactaaaacattttgataattatttGATACAGACAGACGACCATTTTAAGTCAAAAATATATTGTCAAAGCTAATCCGTACCAACTAATTTCAAAGCTCAACCatagttgtttctgttttgatggacattttcatTCTAGTAACTTGCTGAAGGGTTTAATTATGGCCTAAAAGGAATAGAGATTGTTTAGAGATCAAGGGGACTTTCTGACCAGACTGGTATTTCCCTTCAGCTGTGTCAGCTCTGTCCCAGAGTCTTTACTTTCAATTTCACTGTGacatataatcaaataatagaAATAGCCGTTGCAGTAGCCAGTTTCTTCATTATCTGTCTTGCTTGTCACAGGTTGTACTTCATATTACTAGTCCAAAATCATGGTCAATAAATTATATTGAGATACTTTATTGGTATTGATTGACGTCATGGTGCAATATTCAGGTTAATGAACATGTTAGCTTTCTATCTCTGTCTTGGCAGCCAAATACAATAAACCAACAATACGCTCCATCCCTGTGAACATTACTGGAAGAGAAGATGTCACCTTGATCTGTAGCTCTGTCGGTGGATACCCAAAAGGTCGTCTTCGCTGGTTTGATGAGCACAATAAGGAGTGGACAGCAAGCAGTGAAATGGAGGCAGAGCAGACAAACGATGGTCTGTTTAAACTGTCTAGCA
The DNA window shown above is from Thunnus maccoyii chromosome 2, fThuMac1.1, whole genome shotgun sequence and carries:
- the jpt1a gene encoding jupiter microtubule associated homolog 1a: MTTTTTFQGMEPGSKSSSRVLRPPGGGSNISLGADEEKPPVRKNKMASSVFAEPEDPYANRRNNPPGGKPTGVLCGEPSAPLRRGGNHAMNNSADAPATDGDNSARDTENCAAEPEPVPDHPEEAPPAEEPAAGLPSGRRNPPGGKSSLILG
- the zgc:174863 gene encoding uncharacterized protein zgc:174863; the protein is MNMASIGILFLFFIVIRAQTEGKSFVKVECKTGNVGQYGQQSMLDCVVTTSEEVKEPKITVVAWKKKGSEDALDETLLVFHKGKTTGQPGYRFAESSWNDRNMNVSLLITNTTMVNSGDYKCSVMTDSGDDITETSLRVTAKYNKPTIRSIPVNITGREDVTLICSSVGGYPKGRLRWFDEHNKEWTASSEMEAEQTNDGLFKLSSKLSLLKNSIFSKYTCVVFNSSGGKEDEVTLEIPDTAASEGHGGEKGSDQISKIVAPVVVIGSLIVGLLLALLIHRRRSQRDHQEVPTCELDAEQGGLVETYKEHGNGTV